A single Nostoc sp. PCC 7107 DNA region contains:
- a CDS encoding IS4 family transposase — MLPKFYQNCFQNVLTPAQYKMLEILLMLLQFHKTVTIEKLATVFPQPIKFESRRRSIQRFLLLPQLSIPYLWFPLLKRWVKNSLKRGEKRLIFAIDRTQWRSQNVFVISLIEQKRAIPVYWLLLPKKGCSNLGEQKKLIRPLLQLFKGYQMLVLGDREFHSIKLANWLHSKGIDFVLRQKQGTYIRQENQSHQRLQSLGLTPGISFFLTGIQATKQKGFANFNLAGYYKRKYRGVVEPAGWFLLTNLDSLKDAIKAFKLRSGIEAMFKDCKTGGYNLESTYADGQRLIALILLIAIAYTCAILVGRNSRSSGLQKYVGRLKELQRLHRRHSAFWIGLYGQLWVGAMEFWADLAHELMRLKPSKLPYFQQGLRAMTLIQSAL, encoded by the coding sequence ATGTTACCTAAATTCTACCAAAACTGCTTTCAAAATGTACTGACACCCGCACAGTACAAGATGCTAGAAATCTTACTAATGCTATTGCAATTTCATAAAACTGTGACAATTGAGAAACTAGCAACAGTATTTCCACAACCGATAAAATTTGAAAGTCGGAGGCGGAGTATACAAAGATTTTTACTACTACCTCAGTTGTCGATTCCATATCTGTGGTTTCCCCTGCTCAAACGATGGGTGAAAAATAGTCTGAAAAGAGGAGAGAAACGGCTAATATTTGCGATTGATAGAACACAATGGCGTTCACAAAATGTATTTGTAATTAGTTTAATAGAACAAAAAAGAGCAATACCTGTGTACTGGCTATTGTTACCTAAAAAAGGATGTAGCAATTTGGGAGAGCAGAAAAAATTAATTCGTCCACTATTGCAGTTATTTAAGGGATATCAAATGCTGGTACTGGGAGATAGAGAATTCCACAGTATAAAACTAGCAAATTGGTTACATAGCAAGGGCATTGACTTTGTATTGCGTCAGAAACAAGGTACTTATATTCGGCAAGAAAACCAATCACACCAACGCTTACAATCTTTGGGATTAACTCCTGGCATCTCGTTTTTTTTGACAGGGATTCAAGCAACTAAACAGAAAGGGTTTGCCAATTTTAATCTCGCCGGATATTACAAGCGCAAATATCGTGGAGTTGTTGAGCCTGCTGGCTGGTTTTTATTAACTAACCTTGATAGTCTCAAAGATGCCATTAAAGCATTTAAGTTGCGGAGTGGTATCGAAGCCATGTTTAAAGATTGTAAAACTGGGGGGTATAATCTCGAATCTACTTATGCTGATGGTCAACGTTTGATAGCACTGATTTTATTAATTGCTATTGCCTATACTTGTGCTATTTTAGTTGGTCGTAATTCTCGCTCCTCTGGACTACAAAAATATGTTGGTCGTCTGAAGGAGTTACAACGATTGCACCGCCGACATAGTGCTTTTTGGATTGGTTTGTATGGTCAGTTATGGGTAGGGGCAATGGAATTTTGGGCTGATTTAGCTCATGAATTGATGCGCCTCAAGCCCAGTAAACTGCCATATTTTCAACAAGGTCTACGGGCTATGACTCTTATCCAGTCTGCTTTATAA
- the clpS gene encoding ATP-dependent Clp protease adapter ClpS gives MSVETIEKSSTSRKLAPRYRVLLHNDEYNSMEYVVQVLLTTVPSLTQPQAVSIMMEAHTNGLALVITCALEHAEFYCETLKTHGLSSSIEPDE, from the coding sequence GTGTCAGTCGAAACCATTGAGAAGAGTTCCACATCCCGCAAGCTCGCCCCTCGGTATCGCGTTTTGCTCCATAACGACGAATACAACTCGATGGAGTACGTGGTGCAAGTATTATTAACAACAGTACCGAGTCTCACTCAGCCCCAAGCTGTGAGCATCATGATGGAAGCCCATACAAACGGGTTAGCTTTAGTCATTACCTGCGCTCTAGAACACGCTGAATTTTACTGTGAAACATTGAAAACCCACGGTTTATCCAGCAGTATTGAACCTGATGAATAG
- a CDS encoding CPBP family intramembrane glutamic endopeptidase, with amino-acid sequence MKNNLVRLAQLPAPIRLGCFILMLLALWLPFAAPIYLLVRDENLVSILTMVLLYAEFIFLLKLWGKYVYQQPQILQHYGLETTRHNGIDWLRGLAIGFTNIWLLFGIESLLGWLVWQQPKVFLLKIVIEGLIVGWAVGFAEELLFRGWLLDELERDYSQPVALWTDAVVFATLHFIKPLEAIIQTLPQFPALVVLGLTQVWAKRWRRGRLGLPIGLHGGLVGGYYIINVGGLIKYTGVVPDWVTGVYQNPLMGMMGLFLMSILAVWMGRQVKRSHL; translated from the coding sequence ATGAAAAACAACCTTGTCCGTTTAGCTCAACTCCCTGCCCCTATTCGGCTAGGTTGTTTTATTTTAATGTTATTGGCGTTATGGTTGCCTTTTGCTGCACCAATTTACTTACTAGTGCGTGATGAAAACTTAGTAAGTATTTTGACAATGGTTTTGCTATATGCAGAATTTATTTTTCTATTAAAACTATGGGGTAAATATGTCTACCAGCAACCTCAGATATTGCAGCATTATGGTTTAGAAACTACACGACACAATGGAATAGATTGGTTACGTGGTTTGGCTATAGGGTTCACTAATATTTGGCTACTTTTTGGCATAGAAAGTCTTTTAGGCTGGCTGGTATGGCAACAGCCCAAAGTTTTTTTATTAAAAATAGTCATAGAAGGTTTAATTGTTGGCTGGGCTGTTGGATTTGCCGAAGAATTATTATTTCGTGGCTGGTTACTTGATGAATTAGAACGTGATTACAGCCAACCTGTGGCACTATGGACGGATGCTGTTGTCTTTGCTACCTTGCATTTCATTAAACCATTAGAGGCAATTATTCAAACTCTACCCCAGTTCCCGGCTTTAGTAGTTTTGGGGTTAACGCAGGTATGGGCGAAGCGTTGGCGTAGGGGACGTTTAGGTTTACCAATTGGTTTGCATGGTGGTTTAGTTGGCGGCTACTACATTATTAATGTCGGCGGATTAATTAAATATACAGGTGTAGTGCCTGATTGGGTGACGGGAGTATATCAAAATCCTTTAATGGGGATGATGGGGTTATTTTTGATGAGTATTTTGGCGGTATGGATGGGTAGGCAAGTGAAGCGATCGCACCTTTGA
- a CDS encoding serine/threonine-protein kinase, which yields MTCCLNPACHNPPHSESTTYCANCRFPLVVLRNRYRPIQLLGKGGFGKTYLAEDLDKLNEYCVIKQFAPRVQGTAAINKATELFEQEARRLQQLGEHPQIPTLLAYFEEENNLYLVQQFINGQNLLAELKQQGTFNAEKISEVLLDLLNILKTVHQHKVIHRDIKPENIIRRSTDGKLVLIDFGISKQLTMSVTTNPGTIIGSPGYAPLEQMQDGKAYPASDLYSVGATCFHLLSGIHPWIMSEQQGYGWVSSWREHLQQPQSSELEKILDKLLQKDYQQRYQSAEEVLQDFSSPLPSLSLVHPTQPVVVTQSSSPFPATLPHQPQTGISPAPVKPKVALQKASRQNTNWRTRFLVGAAIPIIGTQIYGYFRYSLFPTNPISLIASIPSGVLLQRTLIGHSEAVNSAAISPDGNTLASGSGDKIIKLWNLATGEQIRTLRGHSELVRSFAISPDGKTLASGSEDKTIKLWNLATGEQIRTLRGHSELVRSVAISPDGKTLASGSDDKTIKLWNLATGEQIRTLTGHSELVFSVAISPDGKTLASSSFDKTIKLWNLATGEQIRTLTGHSEGVWSVAISPDNKTLVSGSFDTTIKLWNLASGEQIRTLTEHSKLVDSVAISPDGKTLVSGSDDKTIKLWNLASGEEIRTLTGHSNWVISVAISPDGKTLVSGSDDKTIKIWRLK from the coding sequence ATGACTTGCTGCCTAAATCCAGCTTGCCACAACCCACCCCATTCTGAATCCACAACCTATTGCGCTAACTGCCGATTTCCTTTGGTAGTGCTGAGAAATCGCTATCGCCCAATTCAATTACTAGGAAAAGGGGGATTTGGGAAAACCTATTTAGCAGAAGATTTAGACAAGCTGAATGAATATTGTGTGATCAAGCAATTTGCGCCGCGAGTACAGGGAACTGCGGCTATAAATAAAGCTACAGAACTATTTGAGCAAGAAGCAAGGCGACTGCAACAACTAGGAGAACATCCGCAGATTCCCACGCTGTTAGCGTACTTTGAAGAAGAAAATAATCTGTATTTAGTGCAGCAGTTTATCAACGGGCAGAATTTATTAGCTGAATTAAAACAACAGGGAACTTTCAACGCAGAAAAAATATCGGAAGTTTTGCTTGATTTATTAAATATCCTGAAAACGGTTCATCAGCACAAAGTTATTCACCGCGATATCAAACCAGAAAATATCATTCGTCGCAGCACTGACGGCAAGTTAGTCTTGATAGATTTTGGGATTTCCAAGCAACTCACCATGTCAGTTACCACTAACCCAGGAACAATAATTGGTTCCCCAGGTTATGCGCCATTGGAACAAATGCAGGATGGTAAAGCTTATCCAGCAAGTGATTTATATAGTGTTGGTGCAACTTGCTTTCACTTACTGAGTGGAATTCACCCTTGGATAATGTCGGAACAACAAGGTTATGGGTGGGTTTCTTCTTGGCGGGAGCATTTGCAACAACCACAAAGCAGCGAATTGGAGAAGATTCTTGATAAGTTACTGCAAAAAGATTATCAGCAACGTTACCAATCTGCTGAAGAAGTTTTACAGGATTTTAGTTCACCGTTACCATCACTTTCACTAGTACACCCAACCCAGCCAGTAGTTGTAACTCAATCATCATCACCATTCCCTGCTACATTGCCCCATCAGCCTCAAACTGGAATATCGCCAGCACCAGTAAAGCCAAAAGTAGCGCTACAAAAGGCATCTAGACAAAATACTAATTGGAGAACAAGATTCTTGGTGGGTGCTGCTATTCCAATAATTGGAACTCAAATATATGGTTATTTTCGTTATAGCTTGTTTCCAACTAATCCTATATCTTTAATCGCTAGCATACCAAGCGGAGTTTTATTACAAAGAACCCTCATAGGGCATTCTGAGGCGGTTAATTCCGCCGCCATCAGCCCAGATGGCAACACCCTTGCCAGTGGTAGTGGTGACAAAATCATCAAACTGTGGAATCTCGCAACCGGAGAGCAAATCCGCACCCTCAGAGGACATTCTGAACTGGTTCGTTCCTTCGCCATCAGCCCAGATGGCAAAACCCTTGCCAGTGGTAGTGAGGACAAAACCATCAAACTGTGGAATCTCGCAACCGGAGAGCAAATCCGCACCCTCAGAGGACATTCTGAACTGGTTCGTTCCGTCGCCATCAGCCCAGATGGCAAAACCCTTGCCAGTGGTAGTGATGACAAGACCATCAAACTGTGGAATCTCGCCACCGGAGAGCAAATCCGCACCCTCACAGGGCATTCCGAACTGGTTTTTTCCGTCGCCATCAGTCCAGATGGCAAAACCCTTGCCAGTAGTAGTTTTGACAAGACCATCAAACTGTGGAATCTTGCCACCGGAGAGCAAATCCGCACCCTTACTGGGCATTCTGAAGGGGTTTGGTCTGTCGCCATCAGCCCAGATAACAAAACCCTTGTCAGTGGTAGTTTTGACACAACCATCAAACTGTGGAACCTAGCAAGCGGAGAGCAAATCCGTACCCTCACAGAGCATTCTAAACTGGTTGATTCCGTCGCCATCAGCCCAGATGGCAAAACCCTTGTCAGTGGTAGTGATGACAAGACTATCAAACTGTGGAATCTGGCAAGCGGAGAGGAAATCCGCACCCTCACTGGGCATTCTAATTGGGTTATTTCCGTCGCCATTAGCCCAGATGGCAAAACCCTTGTCAGTGGTAGTGATGACAAAACCATCAAAATTTGGCGGCTAAAGTAG
- a CDS encoding retroviral-like aspartic protease family protein, whose protein sequence is MMGSVRVKLKLKNAIDEALVSRGLLALGLLLECETEGLVDTGAVSLVIPPQIVEQLGLRIRGQRVAQYANGSEETIGVTEPIIVECQGRETVVEALVVGNEVLIGQVVLEQIDLLVDCRNQRLIPNPEHPDYPVAIIK, encoded by the coding sequence ATGATGGGTTCAGTTCGCGTCAAACTAAAGTTAAAAAATGCCATAGATGAAGCCTTAGTCAGTCGAGGACTCCTAGCACTGGGACTTTTGCTCGAATGTGAAACAGAAGGATTAGTAGATACAGGTGCAGTTTCCTTAGTTATTCCACCACAGATAGTAGAACAGCTAGGATTAAGAATTAGAGGTCAACGTGTCGCTCAATATGCAAATGGTAGTGAAGAAACAATCGGAGTTACTGAGCCTATAATAGTTGAGTGCCAAGGACGTGAAACAGTAGTAGAAGCATTAGTTGTTGGTAATGAAGTATTAATTGGTCAAGTGGTTTTAGAACAGATAGATTTACTGGTAGATTGCAGAAACCAGAGATTAATTCCTAATCCAGAACACCCTGATTATCCAGTTGCCATAATTAAGTGA
- a CDS encoding Rpn family recombination-promoting nuclease/putative transposase has protein sequence MKTDSIFYRLFQELPAIFFELIGNPHEIANIYQFASVEIKQTAFRIDGVFLPTQDEASPIYFVEVQFQPDADIYLRLISEIALYLRQNKPKNPWRGVVIYPSRDIDIGDKEHFIELFQSERISILYLNELGTAASLPLGIATIKLVIEGEDTAINTARELINRTQQAVNLQLPQKQLLELIETILVYKFPQMSREEIEAMFGLSELKQTRVYQEAKEEGEQKAKLEAVPKLLALGLTLEQIAQALDLDVTQVQQVAQQKSVNQ, from the coding sequence GTGAAAACTGACAGCATATTTTATCGCCTATTTCAAGAACTCCCTGCTATATTCTTTGAACTAATTGGCAATCCTCACGAAATTGCCAACATCTATCAATTTGCTTCAGTTGAAATTAAACAAACAGCCTTTAGAATTGATGGTGTATTTCTGCCCACCCAAGATGAAGCAAGCCCGATTTATTTTGTTGAAGTCCAATTTCAACCAGATGCAGATATTTACTTACGCCTAATATCAGAGATTGCTTTATACTTACGCCAAAATAAACCCAAAAATCCTTGGCGAGGAGTAGTGATTTATCCCAGCAGAGATATAGATATCGGAGATAAAGAACATTTCATAGAATTATTCCAAAGCGAGCGTATCAGTATACTTTACCTAAATGAATTAGGCACTGCTGCATCACTACCGCTAGGCATTGCTACGATAAAATTAGTAATTGAAGGGGAAGATACAGCAATTAACACCGCTAGGGAATTAATCAACCGCACCCAGCAAGCCGTTAATTTACAACTACCACAAAAACAGTTACTAGAATTAATAGAGACAATCCTAGTTTATAAATTTCCACAAATGAGTCGAGAGGAGATAGAAGCAATGTTTGGTTTAAGTGAATTGAAGCAAACACGAGTTTATCAGGAAGCTAAAGAAGAAGGTGAACAAAAAGCAAAATTAGAAGCTGTACCTAAGCTTTTGGCACTGGGTTTAACCTTAGAACAGATAGCGCAGGCGTTAGACTTAGATGTTACACAAGTCCAGCAAGTAGCACAGCAAAAATCCGTCAATCAATAG
- a CDS encoding pentapeptide repeat-containing protein, producing the protein MNIEAIKSGTLKQLPGINLEDEELDQLDLSRINLAGATLVGTNFRGSKLEGGHLEGANLMGANLQETDLRANLMGANLMQADLTSADLRGSNLRGANLMGATLSDVSLAGAFLSGANLMNVNLQGVDLRSADLRGANLSGANLKGADLSRADLQGTLLSEANLEEADLRGANLAGASLTGANLLCAELEGANLSGAKLDKACLVGTVIETQV; encoded by the coding sequence ATGAATATAGAAGCCATTAAATCAGGAACCCTCAAACAACTCCCAGGAATAAACTTAGAAGATGAAGAACTTGATCAACTTGATTTAAGCCGCATTAATCTTGCTGGCGCTACCCTTGTTGGTACTAATTTTCGGGGTTCCAAACTCGAAGGTGGGCATTTAGAAGGAGCCAATTTAATGGGGGCGAACCTGCAAGAAACTGACTTGCGGGCGAACCTCATGGGAGCCAATTTAATGCAAGCCGACTTAACCAGTGCTGACTTGCGTGGTAGCAATTTACGCGGCGCTAACTTGATGGGCGCAACCTTGAGTGATGTATCATTAGCGGGTGCTTTTTTAAGTGGCGCGAATTTGATGAATGTCAACTTACAAGGCGTTGACTTACGCAGTGCTGACTTACGTGGTGCTAACTTGAGTGGCGCAAACCTCAAAGGCGCAGACTTAAGCCGCGCTGACTTGCAAGGAACATTGTTAAGTGAGGCGAATCTTGAAGAAGCGGACTTACGGGGTGCGAATTTAGCAGGAGCAAGTTTGACAGGGGCTAACTTATTGTGTGCAGAGTTAGAAGGGGCAAACTTAAGCGGTGCTAAATTAGATAAGGCTTGTTTGGTGGGGACTGTAATTGAGACACAGGTGTAA
- a CDS encoding DICT sensory domain-containing protein: MLEGSILQQLETSHRHSTRPIRFGVYYKNTLVALCHALEDHILADQGQPLVITAFQRGKWYLQEAERYADIAKFSREIAIMASPDAGFAEHFTSQLPNVDLVALDSADPVAQEWHLIILSPEYTAMVLCQELSEADYGVGGLPDSDLERKFYGLWTFEPELVKETAELAIAHIQQYNPALAAKLTTHKEAFQPRLAAPEDLSTVVSRVVDYLQTGQESLSIPTAPRQQALDRNLVSNEIQAFLRMAQLIDIADINNPMAAAEVVALSEAMGQLLELPAWQIKRLRLAGLLHRIDPLQKAESVLTPGTSNRYPEEQAPSCPLTCPLVPGAQVLRTMSRLRAVAQIITHQTEWWNGTGEPAGLAGDEIPLESRILALVAEFQWRVNQIKSSNQSREEIFAQALDQCRQQQSTRFDPKLIDALTLLVMGLQQGLDLPVMTSKASNGMWLLDTRWDSHSKSNEEIGSYPT; the protein is encoded by the coding sequence ATGTTAGAAGGTTCAATTTTACAACAACTGGAAACATCCCATCGCCATAGCACCAGACCAATTCGGTTTGGGGTGTATTATAAAAACACTTTAGTTGCTTTGTGTCATGCTCTAGAAGACCACATTCTAGCTGATCAGGGTCAGCCCTTAGTAATTACAGCTTTCCAGCGGGGGAAATGGTATTTACAAGAAGCTGAAAGATATGCAGACATAGCAAAGTTTAGTCGGGAAATTGCGATCATGGCATCACCCGATGCAGGCTTTGCGGAACATTTTACCAGCCAATTACCGAATGTAGATTTAGTAGCATTAGATTCCGCTGATCCAGTGGCGCAGGAATGGCATTTGATTATTTTGTCGCCAGAGTACACAGCAATGGTGCTTTGTCAAGAACTATCGGAAGCTGATTATGGTGTGGGTGGATTACCAGATTCCGACTTAGAACGGAAATTCTATGGGTTGTGGACATTTGAACCAGAATTAGTCAAAGAAACCGCAGAATTAGCGATCGCGCATATTCAACAATACAACCCAGCACTAGCAGCAAAACTCACAACTCACAAAGAAGCATTTCAGCCTCGTCTGGCTGCACCAGAAGACTTAAGTACAGTTGTCTCTCGCGTAGTTGATTACCTGCAAACTGGGCAAGAAAGCTTATCTATTCCGACAGCACCGCGTCAACAAGCTTTAGATCGCAACTTAGTTTCTAACGAAATTCAAGCATTTTTGCGGATGGCGCAGTTGATAGATATTGCCGATATCAACAACCCAATGGCAGCTGCGGAAGTTGTCGCCCTGTCCGAAGCAATGGGACAATTGTTAGAACTACCAGCTTGGCAAATCAAAAGATTGCGGTTGGCAGGTTTGTTACATCGCATAGATCCCTTACAAAAAGCCGAAAGCGTTCTGACTCCCGGAACATCCAACCGTTACCCAGAAGAACAAGCCCCCAGTTGTCCTTTAACCTGTCCTTTAGTACCTGGGGCGCAGGTATTACGAACTATGTCCAGACTCCGGGCTGTGGCTCAAATCATCACTCACCAAACGGAGTGGTGGAATGGTACAGGTGAACCCGCAGGTTTAGCTGGCGATGAAATTCCCTTAGAATCGAGAATCTTAGCATTAGTCGCCGAGTTTCAATGGCGAGTCAATCAAATTAAATCATCTAATCAAAGTCGGGAAGAAATATTTGCTCAAGCTTTAGACCAATGCCGACAGCAACAATCAACCCGCTTTGACCCTAAACTAATAGATGCCCTAACTTTGTTAGTCATGGGTTTGCAACAAGGACTTGACTTACCCGTGATGACAAGCAAAGCCAGCAACGGTATGTGGTTACTAGATACTCGCTGGGATAGCCATAGCAAGAGTAATGAGGAGATTGGTAGTTACCCCACATGA
- a CDS encoding photosystem II high light acclimation radical SAM protein, whose protein sequence is MEVKTPMIENRILYVRLPCNPIFPIGVVYLCDHVHKLFPNIEQRIFDLGTVPPLDYAAALDSCINEFKPTLLVFSWRDIQIYAPVGGRGGNPLQNAFEFYYAKNLLIKLRGALGGLRIFIAYYVELWRNLGLIKRGLNRAQKYHPDARAVVGGGAVSVFYEQLGKSLPSGTVISVGEGETLLEKLLSGRQISDERCYVVGETKPRQRLIHEQPTPLQKTACNYDYIEKVWPEFNYYLQDQDFYIGVQTKRGCPHNCCYCVYTVVEGKQVRINPAAEVVAEIRQLYNRGVRNFWFTDAQFIPARRYINDAIELLQAIVDSGMTDIHWAAYIRADNLTPELCELMAKTGMNYFEIGITSGSQELVRKMRMGYNLRTVLQNCRDLKAAGFNDLVSVNYSFNVIDERPETIRQTIAYHRELERIFGADKVEPAIFFIGLQPHTHLEEYAFKEGILKPGYDPMSLMPWTAKKLLWNPEPLGSFFGEVCLQAWRQNPNDFGREVMKILEEKLGCADLEVALSAPIEKKETQLAGVS, encoded by the coding sequence ATGGAGGTTAAAACACCGATGATCGAAAATCGCATTCTCTACGTTCGCCTTCCTTGTAACCCCATCTTTCCCATTGGGGTAGTTTATCTTTGTGATCATGTCCACAAGCTATTCCCGAATATCGAACAGCGGATTTTCGATTTGGGAACAGTCCCACCGTTAGACTACGCTGCGGCTTTAGATAGCTGTATCAATGAATTTAAACCGACACTACTAGTATTCTCTTGGCGAGATATTCAGATTTATGCCCCAGTTGGTGGACGTGGCGGAAACCCACTGCAAAACGCTTTTGAATTTTATTACGCCAAAAATCTGCTGATTAAACTACGTGGTGCATTGGGTGGTTTACGCATCTTCATTGCTTACTACGTCGAGTTGTGGCGGAATTTGGGATTAATCAAACGCGGTTTAAACCGCGCCCAAAAATATCACCCTGATGCGCGTGCAGTGGTTGGCGGTGGTGCAGTTAGCGTATTTTACGAACAGTTGGGTAAAAGCTTACCTTCAGGAACAGTTATTTCTGTAGGTGAAGGCGAAACTCTATTAGAAAAACTGCTAAGTGGAAGACAAATTAGTGATGAACGCTGTTATGTAGTGGGAGAAACTAAACCACGCCAACGGCTGATTCACGAACAACCTACCCCACTACAAAAAACCGCTTGTAACTACGACTATATTGAAAAGGTCTGGCCAGAGTTTAACTATTATCTGCAAGACCAAGACTTTTATATCGGTGTCCAAACCAAGCGAGGTTGTCCGCATAATTGCTGCTATTGTGTCTACACCGTGGTGGAAGGTAAACAAGTACGGATAAATCCCGCAGCTGAAGTTGTGGCGGAAATTCGGCAATTATATAATCGCGGTGTACGGAACTTTTGGTTTACCGATGCTCAATTTATCCCAGCGAGGAGATATATCAATGATGCCATAGAACTATTACAGGCGATCGTTGATTCGGGGATGACAGATATCCATTGGGCAGCATACATCAGAGCCGACAACTTAACACCCGAATTATGTGAGTTGATGGCAAAAACTGGGATGAACTATTTTGAAATCGGTATTACCAGCGGTTCTCAAGAACTGGTACGCAAAATGCGGATGGGTTATAACCTGCGGACTGTCTTACAAAACTGTCGAGATTTAAAAGCCGCTGGGTTTAACGATTTAGTTTCCGTCAATTATTCCTTTAATGTGATTGATGAGCGTCCCGAAACTATTCGCCAAACCATCGCCTACCACCGCGAACTAGAACGCATCTTTGGTGCAGACAAAGTTGAACCAGCCATTTTCTTTATTGGACTCCAACCCCACACCCATTTAGAAGAATATGCCTTTAAAGAAGGGATTCTCAAACCAGGGTACGATCCTATGAGCTTGATGCCGTGGACAGCTAAAAAACTGCTGTGGAACCCCGAACCGCTGGGTTCTTTCTTTGGCGAAGTCTGCTTACAAGCTTGGCGACAAAATCCCAATGACTTCGGACGGGAAGTTATGAAGATTTTAGAAGAAAAGCTAGGTTGTGCCGATTTAGAAGTAGCACTCTCCGCACCAATCGAAAAGAAGGAAACACAATTAGCAGGTGTATCCTAG
- a CDS encoding DUF1830 domain-containing protein, translating to MAQILDSLPPEQSGKILCCYINATSKIQVARISNISNWYFERVVFPGQRLVFEAPPEAHMEIHTGMMASAILSDTIPCDRLAIHEPSSSDFNTDSVTLDPISKKPIVQSINTKREDTTKPLTIAG from the coding sequence ATGGCTCAAATACTAGATTCTCTACCACCTGAGCAATCGGGGAAGATTCTCTGCTGCTACATCAATGCAACAAGCAAAATCCAGGTAGCTCGCATTTCTAACATATCTAACTGGTACTTTGAAAGGGTTGTGTTTCCTGGGCAGCGCCTCGTTTTTGAAGCCCCACCAGAAGCTCACATGGAGATTCATACGGGGATGATGGCTAGTGCAATTTTATCGGATACAATTCCGTGCGATCGCCTGGCAATTCACGAACCAAGCAGTAGTGATTTTAATACCGACTCAGTTACTCTCGACCCTATCAGTAAAAAACCCATAGTCCAGTCAATTAATACCAAAAGGGAAGATACCACAAAACCTTTAACAATCGCTGGTTAA
- a CDS encoding DUF4079 domain-containing protein — translation MHLPSFIWLWKIAAWSMGLSLLAYLLLAVTGIWMWQARTSQTLPSFPGFPVSREGVRSLHYTMGISMVSLVLLLLAIGIIGTLGHFGSLGHSSHLIAGLIVVFLVLLSAVSATQISPRRPWVRTLHITVNIILCTAFAWVSWTGWTVVQKYLP, via the coding sequence ATGCACCTACCCTCTTTTATCTGGCTGTGGAAAATAGCCGCTTGGTCGATGGGATTATCCCTATTAGCATATTTGCTATTAGCTGTCACCGGTATATGGATGTGGCAAGCGAGAACTTCCCAGACTTTGCCAAGCTTTCCCGGATTCCCTGTGAGTCGTGAGGGAGTGCGATCGCTCCACTATACAATGGGCATCAGTATGGTGAGTTTAGTGCTATTGTTATTGGCGATCGGGATTATCGGCACATTAGGCCACTTTGGTTCTTTAGGACATTCATCACACCTAATTGCTGGGCTAATAGTAGTATTCTTAGTTTTACTATCTGCTGTCAGTGCAACTCAAATTAGTCCTAGACGACCTTGGGTCAGAACTTTACACATCACCGTAAATATCATTCTCTGCACCGCCTTTGCTTGGGTATCCTGGACTGGCTGGACTGTGGTACAAAAGTATTTACCCTAG